A window from Lytechinus pictus isolate F3 Inbred chromosome 9, Lp3.0, whole genome shotgun sequence encodes these proteins:
- the LOC129258412 gene encoding serine/threonine-protein kinase BRSK2-like, whose protein sequence is MKLIEHPHVLGLYDVYENRKYLYLILEHVAGGELFDYLVKKGRLTPREARRFFRQIISAIDFCHSYSICHRDLKPENLLLDDKNNIRVADFGMASLQLDQSLLETSCGSPHYACPEVIRVGITKE, encoded by the exons ATGAAGTTGATTGAGCATCCGCATGTCTTGGGGCTTTATGATGTCTatgaaaataggaaatatct GTATTTAATCCTGGAGCATGTTGCCGGTGGAGAGCTTTTTGATTACTTGGTGAAGAAAGGGCGATTAACGCCGAGAGAAGCTCGACGATTCTTCAGGCAAATCATCTCGGCCATTGACTTCTGTCATAGTTACTCAATATG TCACCGGGATCTGAAACCAGAGAATCTTCTTCTAGATGATAAGAATAATATCAGAGTGGCAGACTTTGGGATGGCATCACTACAACTAGACCAATCACTCCTAGAAACAAGCTGCGGATCTCCCCATTATGCATGCCCGGAAGTTATAAGGGTAGGTATCACTAAGGAGTGA